In Vicia villosa cultivar HV-30 ecotype Madison, WI unplaced genomic scaffold, Vvil1.0 ctg.000077F_1_1, whole genome shotgun sequence, a single window of DNA contains:
- the LOC131623696 gene encoding UBP1-associated protein 2B-like, with the protein MVRKRKLVAKSSQPEEPPLKQHHSQPEPEPEPYIPTEEYEEVEEEVEYEEVEEVEEEEEEEVEEEEEDGGEQAQGGEYVEEDDEPIKDLVEPFTKEQIATLLCDAAAKHRDVADRIRKIADGDASHRKIFVHGLGWDTTSATLINAFSQYGEIEDCKAVTDKVSGKSKGYGFILFKKRSGARNALKEPQKKIGNRMTACQLASIGPVQQTPQPTAQLVPPGSEYTQRKIYISNVGPELDPQKLFAYFSRFGEIEEGPLGLDKATGKPKGFCLFVYKSPESARRSLEEPHKEFEGHILHCQRAIDGPKAGKTQHQQPQQQQHVSSLNQLNQLNPLTQRTQFQRNDNVGYVGGSSVAVSQPGHLMAPAGPTIGYNQAAASAAQGLNPVLTPALGQALTALLASQGATLGLSDLLGSLGTSNALNHGGVPAAGHGVQSGYSAQPTISPSVMGAYGNSVPQVGLQVQYPNQQIGQGGSGRGQYGGSAPYMGH; encoded by the coding sequence ATGGTGAGAAAGAGAAAGCTCGTCGCTAAATCTTCTCAACCAGAGGAACCACCACTCAAACAGCATCACTCTCAGCCCGAACCCGAACCGGAACCCTATATTCCCACCGAAGAATACGAAGAAgttgaggaggaagttgagtatGAAGAGGTTGAGGAAGTAGAggaggaggaagaagaggaggtggaggaggaagaagaagacggagGAGAACAAGCTCAAGGTGGAGAATACGTGGAAGAAGACGATGAACCGATTAAGGATCTAGTGGAGCCTTTCACAAAGGAACAGATCGCGACTCTCCTTTGCGATGCGGCGGCTAAACACCGCGATGTCGCGGACCGGATCAGGAAGATTGCGGATGGAGATGCTTCGCATAGGAAGATTTTTGTTCATGGTTTGGGGTGGGACACGACTTCCGCAACGCTGATTAACGCCTTTTCGCAATACGGTGAAATTGAGGATTGTAAAGCTGTTACTGATAAGGTTTCTGGGAAATCTAAGGGTTATGGGTTTATTCTTTTTAAAAAGAGGAGTGGGGCGAGGAATGCTTTGAAGGAGCCGCAGAAGAAGATTGGGAACCGGATGACGGCGTGTCAGCTGGCATCTATTGGTCCTGTGCAGCAAACTCCGCAGCCGACGGCGCAGTTGGTGCCACCTGGGTCGGAGTATACACAGAGGAAGATTTATATCAGTAATGTTGGTCCTGAATTGGATCCGCAGAAGCTGTTTGCTTATTTCTCGAGGTTTGGGGAAATTGAGGAAGGGCCGTTAGGGCTTGACAAGGCGACGGGGAAGCCGAAAGGGTTTTGCTTGTTTGTTTATAAGAGTCCTGAGAGTGCAAGGAGGTCGTTGGAGGAGCCTCATAAGGAATTTGAGGGACATATTTTGCATTGCCAGAGGGCAATTGATGGTCCTAAGGCGGGGAAGACACAACatcaacaacctcagcagcaACAACACGTGAGTTCATTGAATCAATTGAACCAACTGAACCCATTGACTCAGAGGACACAATTTCAGAGAAATGACAATGTTGGATATGTTGGTGGTAGTAGTGTTGCAGTTAGCCAACCAGGGCATTTAATGGCACCGGCTGGACCAACAATCGGGTACAACCAGGCCGCCGCTTCTGCTGCACAGGGGCTGAACCCGGTGCTGACGCCTGCACTTGGACAGGCTTTGACGGCACTACTTGCATCTCAGGGTGCTACTTTGGGGCTGAGTGATTTGTTGGGGAGTCTTGGAACGAGTAATGCTCTTAATCATGGTGGTGTTCCTGCTGCAGGTCATGGAGTTCAGAGTGGGTACAGTGCTCAGCCTACTATAAGTCCATCAGTTATGGGAGCATATGGGAATTCAGTACCACAGGTTGGGTTGCAGGTGCAATATCCCAACCAGCAAATTGGACAGGGTGGTTCCGGAAGAGGGCAATATGGCGGTTCTGCGCCTTACATGGGGCACTAA